Genomic window (Rhizobium acidisoli):
CAGCCTGTCGGTCATGCGGCTGCTCACCCGCAACATCGGTGTGATCGCCGCCGGCAGCATCCGCCTGACGACCAGAAGCGGCGCGGTCCGGGATCTTGTTTCCCTTGATGAAGAGAGCATGCGCAGGATCAGGGGCGACGACATCGGCATGGTGTTCCAGGAGCCGATGTCGAGCCTCAATCCCGTTTTCACGATCGGTGACCAGATCGCCGAGCCGATCTGCATCCATCGCGGCGCGAACCGGAAGGCCGCAATGAACGCAGCCGTCGCCTTGCTGGAAAGCGTCGGCATACCGGATGCCCGGCACCGCGCCGGCCAATATCCGCACGAATTGTCGGGCGGCATGCGTCAGCGCGCCACCATCGCCATGGCGCTCGCCTGCGATCCGGCCCTGCTGATCGCCGATGAGCCGACCACGGCGCTCGACGTGACGATCCAGGCGCAGATCCTCGATCTGCTGCTCAAGCTGCAGCGCGAGCGCGGCATGGCCATGCTCTTCGTCACCCACAATCTCGGCGTGGTCGCCGAAATCGCCCATCGCGTCGCGGTGATGTATGCCGGAAGGATTGTCGAGCAAGGGCCGGTCGGCGAGGTTTTCCGCAATCCGAAACATCCCTACACGATGGGTCTTCTTGCCTCCATGCCGCGCCTCGGCGACGCATCGCGGATGAAACAGGCCGGCGAAAAACTCTCTGCCATTCCCGGCATGGTCCCGAGCCTGATGAACATGCCGAGCGGCTGCGCCTTTTCCCCGCGCTGCCAATTCGCGATCGATGCCTGTCGCGCCGCGATCCCCGTGCTCGAACAGGTCAATGCGCAGCACGCCAGCCGCTGTATCAGATGGCAGGAGATCTAGATGAACGCACCGCTGCTCTCTGTCCGCGATCTCTCGAAACATTATACGTCCCGCGGCACGCGGCTGAACATTCTCGAGGGTATATCCTTCGATATCGGCAAGGGGGAAGTCGTCGGGCTTGTCGGCGAATCCGGCAGCGGAAAGACCATCATCGGGCGCTCCGTCCTCCGGCTCATCGAACCTTCCGCAGGCAGTGTCCGTTTCGACGGACAGGAACTCACCGGACTTTCCGCCTCGGCGCTCCGACGGCAACGGCCGCGCATGCAGTATATTTTCCAGGACCCTTTCGCCAGTCTGTCGCCACGCATGACGATCGGAGAAATCCTGACGGAGGGTCTGAAGATCCAGGGGATCGGATCGCCACGCAATAGGCTCGAACGGGCGCAAACCGCCTTGGCCCAGGTCGATCTGCCTGAAGATGCGATCAATCGATATGCGCATGAATTTTCCGGTGGCCAGCGCCAGCGCATCGGGATCGCCCGGGCATTGACCTTGTCGCCCGAATTCATTGTTGCCGACGAGCCGGTCTCGGCACTCGACGTGTCGATCCAGGCGCAGGTGATCAACCTGCTGCGCGAGTTGCAGCAGCGGCTTGGCCTTACAATGCTGTTCATTTCGCATGACCTCGCCGTCGTCGAATATATCTGCGACCGGGTGATCGTGCTTTATCTCGGCCGCATCATGGAGATCGCTGCGAGTGCCGATCTCTATGCGCGGCCGCAGCATCCCTATACGCGCGCCCTTCTCTCGGCGATTCCGTCGCCCGATCCGGATGCCCGCCGCGACCGGCAGATCCTCAAAGGCGATATTCCAAGCCCTGCCAATCCGCCGAGCGGATGCGTCTTTCGCACGCGCTGTCCGAGTGCGCTCGATGCCTGCGCCGGCGCCGTTCCGCCGTTGCGGGAAATCGCGCCCGGCCATTTCAAGGCCTGCAGCCGCGACGACCTCAACTGATCCGTCACCCAGAGCATGATGCCGAAAAGTGTGAGCGGTTTTCGGGCGACATCATGCTCCAACTCTTTAATTTAGAACAGGATGATTTTAGGCCAAACGGGCCTAAAATCATCCTGTTCTAGGGGAAAAACAAATGAATGCGAAGACGCCGCATCCGGCCATCGGCGGAAACTGGGCGAGCCTGCTTCTGCCGATCGCAGCCGACGACAGCATCGAATTCGATAAGCTCGGCGAAGAGATCGACATCCTCATCGATGTCGGCGTCGACGGCATCTATTCGAACGGCACCGCCGGCGAATTCCACAATCAGACGGAGGCGGAATTCGACAGGATCCAGGTGATGCTGGCCGAACGCTGCCAGGCTTCCTCCATGCCGTTCGTGATCGGCGCCTGCCAGCCCGACCCGCT
Coding sequences:
- a CDS encoding ABC transporter ATP-binding protein, with translation MNAPLLSVRDLSKHYTSRGTRLNILEGISFDIGKGEVVGLVGESGSGKTIIGRSVLRLIEPSAGSVRFDGQELTGLSASALRRQRPRMQYIFQDPFASLSPRMTIGEILTEGLKIQGIGSPRNRLERAQTALAQVDLPEDAINRYAHEFSGGQRQRIGIARALTLSPEFIVADEPVSALDVSIQAQVINLLRELQQRLGLTMLFISHDLAVVEYICDRVIVLYLGRIMEIAASADLYARPQHPYTRALLSAIPSPDPDARRDRQILKGDIPSPANPPSGCVFRTRCPSALDACAGAVPPLREIAPGHFKACSRDDLN
- a CDS encoding ABC transporter ATP-binding protein, with the translated sequence MEQTAEPVLDIRGLRTIFRIRGGEIAAVNDIDLTVAAGETLALVGESGSGKSVTSLSVMRLLTRNIGVIAAGSIRLTTRSGAVRDLVSLDEESMRRIRGDDIGMVFQEPMSSLNPVFTIGDQIAEPICIHRGANRKAAMNAAVALLESVGIPDARHRAGQYPHELSGGMRQRATIAMALACDPALLIADEPTTALDVTIQAQILDLLLKLQRERGMAMLFVTHNLGVVAEIAHRVAVMYAGRIVEQGPVGEVFRNPKHPYTMGLLASMPRLGDASRMKQAGEKLSAIPGMVPSLMNMPSGCAFSPRCQFAIDACRAAIPVLEQVNAQHASRCIRWQEI